The following coding sequences lie in one Xanthomonas hyacinthi genomic window:
- a CDS encoding Tat pathway signal protein: protein MDRRDFLRQGLAVGAVAGVEALAGGIAAPANAAPPAPAAPRLQPLAADALAGHTLQCRFVDAGAQWQVYEDLRSADGDLTLLGPGGALVLGKRTEPVYPAAQAPYFGMQLAEVALAEADLLADRLLRDGDPRADEVRDAAPPPASQLDPKDDNGRLPWTTFVGTRECADTMPVYPDGRTRAYRALHAFPELGKADLVARRHEGLIGGWMPAVRKVVAAGAGRYYDVLLFADVLATDRFIVQTWHRSALVEHGQVTKVVYGYSYPDYPPRRGPRSAEDFYRGLLAFAGYWQGLLADTVQARLPDPSWSDMARFAFARELVVRPGGTYPKYGAVDRDYYGNEYDGFQDTFTSSLYANLEWGRFAQAAAVLDGYFSDFVQDDGMVNMRGAETGQFGLTLSLLARYLRYTGDAALLRKHRGKIEATVQVLLELHDASLKLPAKAPGYGLIHGWNESDACLFPDPTLWWKPYYANSALAIRGWQDIAAVWTAIAGPGAQAAAAQWRRRAQQLTAQLHKTLRANIRRDLTPPYIGPLPGVKLTFRQSLQQETPSEQGWPHRAYAELLQADVLPDDLAHLVIDCVRGHGGTSLGVVGNIAPPTPEGRDLLGFISYGYAQQLLRLDRIEEYLLFLYAHRYHVHTRGSWTAGEVSGITGGMPLFCIPAQMTIPLLLRWMLVFEDSAGEELFLARALPRDWLGSGEPIAIQAAPTRWGAVSLTLRGDPARKRIDGTLALPEQAPARTWLTLRVPAGTQLREVLIDGRAVALSGPRNERVRVPAGAARQMTIAAAYG from the coding sequence ATGGATCGGAGAGATTTCCTGCGCCAGGGGCTGGCGGTCGGCGCGGTAGCCGGGGTCGAAGCGCTCGCCGGCGGCATCGCCGCGCCCGCCAACGCCGCGCCGCCAGCGCCGGCCGCGCCGCGGCTGCAGCCGCTGGCCGCCGACGCGCTCGCCGGGCACACCCTGCAATGCCGCTTCGTCGACGCCGGCGCGCAGTGGCAGGTGTACGAAGACCTGCGCAGCGCCGATGGCGACCTGACCCTGCTCGGCCCCGGCGGCGCGCTGGTGCTCGGCAAGCGTACCGAACCGGTCTATCCCGCCGCGCAGGCGCCGTATTTCGGCATGCAGCTGGCCGAGGTGGCGCTGGCCGAGGCCGACCTGCTCGCCGACCGCCTGCTGCGCGACGGCGACCCGCGCGCCGACGAAGTGCGCGACGCGGCGCCGCCGCCGGCCTCGCAACTGGATCCCAAGGACGACAACGGGCGCCTGCCGTGGACCACCTTCGTCGGCACCCGCGAATGCGCCGACACCATGCCGGTGTATCCGGACGGCCGCACCCGCGCCTATCGCGCGCTGCACGCCTTTCCCGAGCTGGGCAAGGCCGACCTCGTCGCACGCCGCCACGAAGGCCTGATCGGCGGCTGGATGCCGGCGGTGCGCAAGGTGGTGGCGGCCGGCGCGGGCCGCTACTACGACGTGCTGCTGTTCGCCGACGTGCTCGCCACCGATCGCTTCATCGTGCAGACCTGGCACCGCAGCGCGCTGGTCGAGCACGGCCAGGTGACCAAGGTGGTGTACGGCTACAGCTATCCCGACTACCCGCCGCGGCGCGGCCCGCGCAGCGCCGAGGACTTCTACCGCGGCCTGCTCGCCTTCGCCGGCTACTGGCAGGGCCTGCTCGCCGACACCGTGCAGGCGCGGCTGCCCGACCCCAGTTGGAGCGACATGGCGCGCTTCGCCTTCGCCCGCGAACTGGTGGTACGCCCCGGCGGCACCTATCCGAAGTACGGCGCGGTCGATCGCGACTACTACGGCAACGAATACGACGGCTTCCAGGACACCTTCACCAGCTCGCTGTACGCGAACCTGGAATGGGGCCGCTTCGCCCAGGCCGCGGCGGTGCTGGACGGCTATTTCAGCGACTTCGTGCAGGACGACGGCATGGTCAACATGCGCGGCGCGGAGACCGGCCAGTTCGGCCTGACCCTGTCGCTGCTGGCCCGCTACCTGCGCTACACCGGCGATGCGGCGCTGCTGCGTAAGCACCGCGGCAAGATCGAAGCGACGGTGCAGGTCCTGCTGGAACTGCACGACGCCAGCCTGAAGCTGCCGGCGAAGGCGCCTGGGTACGGCCTGATCCATGGTTGGAACGAATCCGACGCCTGCCTGTTCCCGGATCCGACCCTGTGGTGGAAGCCGTACTACGCCAACAGCGCGCTGGCGATCCGTGGTTGGCAGGACATCGCCGCGGTGTGGACCGCGATCGCCGGGCCGGGCGCGCAAGCCGCCGCGGCGCAGTGGCGGCGGCGCGCGCAGCAACTGACCGCGCAACTGCACAAGACCCTGCGCGCCAATATCCGCCGCGACCTGACCCCGCCCTACATCGGCCCGCTGCCGGGAGTGAAGCTGACCTTCCGCCAGTCGCTGCAGCAGGAGACACCCAGCGAACAGGGCTGGCCGCACCGCGCCTACGCCGAACTGCTGCAGGCCGACGTGCTGCCCGACGATCTCGCGCACCTGGTCATCGATTGCGTGCGCGGCCATGGCGGCACCAGCCTGGGCGTGGTCGGCAACATCGCCCCGCCCACCCCGGAAGGGCGCGACCTGCTCGGCTTCATTTCCTACGGCTACGCGCAGCAGCTGTTGCGCCTGGACCGGATCGAGGAATACCTGCTGTTCCTGTACGCGCACCGCTACCACGTGCATACGCGCGGCAGCTGGACCGCGGGCGAGGTCAGCGGCATCACCGGCGGCATGCCGCTGTTCTGCATCCCGGCGCAGATGACCATCCCGCTGCTGCTGCGCTGGATGCTGGTGTTCGAGGACAGCGCCGGCGAAGAGCTGTTCCTGGCGCGCGCGCTGCCGCGCGACTGGCTGGGCAGCGGCGAGCCGATCGCGATCCAGGCCGCACCGACCCGCTGGGGCGCGGTGTCGCTGACCCTGCGCGGCGATCCGGCGCGCAAGCGCATCGACGGCACGCTGGCGTTGCCTGAGCAGGCGCCGGCACGCACCTGGCTGACCCTGCGCGTGCCGGCCGGCACGCAGCTGCGCGAGGTGCTGATCGACGGGCGCGCGGTGGCGCTGTCCGGCCCGCGCAACGAACGCGTGCGGGTGCCCGCCGGCGCAGCGCGGCAAATGACGATTGCGGCCGCCTACGGCTGA
- a CDS encoding flagellar basal body rod C-terminal domain-containing protein — protein sequence MSSIASVSSIALSGMRAAAAGLQARAHNVANAATEGFQRQVTANQETAGGGVVAQVQAAGGEGSDLVEDMVGGLSARNDFQANARVLRAADDTIGSLLNVLA from the coding sequence ATGAGTTCCATCGCCTCGGTGTCCTCGATCGCCCTGTCCGGCATGCGCGCCGCCGCCGCCGGCCTGCAGGCGCGCGCGCACAATGTCGCCAACGCCGCCACCGAAGGTTTCCAGCGGCAGGTGACGGCCAACCAGGAAACCGCCGGCGGCGGCGTCGTGGCGCAGGTGCAGGCGGCGGGCGGCGAGGGCAGCGATCTGGTCGAGGACATGGTCGGCGGGCTGTCCGCGCGCAACGATTTCCAGGCCAACGCGCGGGTGCTGCGCGCGGCAGACGACACCATCGGCAGCCTGCTCAACGTCCTGGCCTGA
- a CDS encoding TonB-dependent receptor, protein MSSLSARVASPSIRLRWSQRPRPLAAAIGTALALAAIAPCALAQEDRSTDTAASTLDTVTVTGSHIRRVDVETASPVVTIDRQRIEDSGKSTVGELLQNMSVMAGYQANTSINSGFSHGRALVSMRGLGPERTLVLLNGHRMSGPASSVSASPGVDLNSIPASMIDHIEVLTAGASAIYGSDAIGGVVNIILKKGYNGAALETDYGISGHGDGIRRNFDLEWGKTWERGSVMLGLSHNSQNALYNRDRSFSQSQLSYTNGVIGSMSGSNTRAVLSDGSRLTPNSNLGAGTLTAADFHTFGSESGDRYNYYDTQYMITPVERTNFTMRATYDLTDSIQAYVDLLWTHSKTTSHLQPYGISASSLGVDIAANPYNPFGSDLSDYYLRSPLFSRKYVSSMAQTNLVAGLHGAFGDSSWQWDASVGYAKYKDKLVRYGFAVTSELAEVMQNDNVFNLSDPATIAALNSTLLPVDLKDESTSKNVNLALNGTLFALPAGDLQAAFGAEYRKNDFHQGTQSSVAMADAFGACDYMDGCIMRQGHDESIKEVYVELLVPLLKDLPLVHSLSLDIGSRYSNYSAWGGTTNSSLALEWRPIADLLVRGTAAQVFRAPGLGDLYGSPYQGTNDVGSYTDPCEGYTGGAPAGACRNVPTDGSFVNTGTMKVYVTGDANAGFDLKPESGHSYDVGLVYDPEWLPGFSANLDAWRVELTNMISGTDYTYVLEQCYKGDARFCALVQRSSTGQLSSVTVPYAINYDQVQIRGYDFATKYQWDTERWGNFRLGLDATYMSEYLVGDDGHNYVGETSGTGGNLPRWRANLNVGWDYAQWHASWTARYVGHSTVGSAFEGYCYNTDASGTCVYFGVPVYIYHDVSVSRKFEKAHLSASLGVDNVFDKKPPLYYGYYSNASNTDASTYNTVGRYAWGKLRWEF, encoded by the coding sequence ATGTCGTCTTTGTCTGCCCGCGTTGCATCGCCTTCCATCCGCCTGCGCTGGTCGCAGCGGCCGCGTCCGCTGGCCGCCGCGATCGGCACCGCGTTGGCGCTTGCTGCTATCGCGCCGTGCGCCCTGGCGCAGGAGGACAGGTCCACCGATACTGCGGCCAGCACGCTCGACACCGTCACCGTGACCGGCTCGCATATCCGCCGCGTGGACGTGGAGACGGCCAGCCCGGTGGTCACCATCGACCGCCAGCGCATCGAAGACAGTGGCAAGTCCACCGTCGGCGAACTGCTGCAGAACATGTCGGTGATGGCGGGCTACCAGGCCAATACCTCGATCAACAGCGGCTTCAGTCATGGCCGCGCGCTGGTGTCGATGCGCGGCCTGGGGCCGGAGCGGACCCTGGTACTGCTCAACGGCCACCGCATGAGCGGTCCGGCGAGCAGCGTCAGCGCCAGTCCGGGCGTGGACCTCAATTCGATTCCGGCCTCGATGATCGACCATATCGAAGTGCTGACCGCCGGCGCCTCGGCGATCTACGGCTCCGATGCCATCGGCGGCGTGGTCAATATCATCCTCAAGAAGGGCTACAACGGCGCCGCGTTGGAGACCGACTACGGCATCAGCGGCCACGGCGACGGCATCCGCCGCAATTTCGATCTGGAGTGGGGCAAGACCTGGGAGCGCGGCAGCGTGATGCTGGGGCTGAGCCACAACTCGCAGAACGCGCTGTACAACCGCGATCGCAGCTTCTCGCAGAGCCAGCTCAGCTACACCAACGGCGTCATCGGCAGCATGAGCGGTAGCAATACCCGCGCCGTGCTCAGCGACGGCTCCAGGCTCACCCCGAACAGCAACCTCGGCGCCGGCACGCTGACTGCCGCCGATTTCCATACCTTCGGCAGCGAGTCGGGCGACAGGTACAACTACTACGACACGCAGTACATGATCACCCCGGTGGAGCGCACCAACTTCACCATGCGCGCCACCTACGATCTGACCGACAGCATCCAGGCCTACGTCGATCTGCTGTGGACGCACAGCAAGACCACCTCGCATCTGCAGCCCTATGGCATCAGCGCCAGTTCGCTCGGCGTGGACATCGCCGCCAATCCCTACAACCCGTTCGGCTCCGATCTGAGCGACTACTACCTGCGTTCCCCGCTGTTCAGCCGCAAGTATGTCTCATCGATGGCGCAGACCAACCTGGTCGCCGGCCTGCACGGCGCGTTCGGCGATTCCAGTTGGCAGTGGGATGCCAGCGTCGGCTACGCCAAGTACAAGGACAAGCTGGTGCGCTATGGCTTTGCGGTGACCTCCGAGCTGGCCGAGGTCATGCAGAACGACAACGTCTTCAACCTGTCCGATCCGGCCACCATCGCCGCGCTGAACTCGACCTTGTTGCCGGTCGATCTGAAGGACGAGAGCACCAGCAAGAACGTCAACCTGGCGCTCAACGGTACGCTGTTCGCGCTACCGGCGGGCGACCTGCAGGCCGCGTTCGGCGCCGAGTACCGCAAGAACGATTTCCACCAGGGCACGCAGAGTTCGGTGGCGATGGCCGATGCGTTCGGCGCCTGCGACTACATGGACGGCTGCATCATGCGGCAGGGCCACGACGAGAGCATCAAGGAAGTCTATGTCGAGTTGCTGGTGCCGCTGTTGAAGGATCTGCCGCTGGTGCACTCGTTGAGCCTGGACATCGGCAGCCGCTATTCCAACTACAGCGCCTGGGGCGGCACCACCAACAGTTCGCTGGCGCTGGAGTGGCGCCCGATCGCCGACCTGCTGGTGCGCGGGACCGCCGCGCAGGTGTTCCGCGCGCCGGGGCTGGGCGACCTGTACGGCTCGCCGTACCAGGGCACCAACGATGTCGGCAGCTATACCGATCCGTGCGAGGGCTACACCGGTGGCGCCCCGGCCGGGGCGTGCCGGAACGTGCCCACCGACGGCAGCTTCGTCAACACCGGGACGATGAAGGTGTACGTCACCGGCGACGCCAACGCCGGGTTCGATCTGAAGCCCGAGTCCGGCCATTCCTACGATGTGGGCCTGGTCTACGATCCCGAGTGGCTGCCGGGCTTCTCGGCCAACCTGGACGCGTGGCGCGTCGAGTTGACCAACATGATTTCCGGCACCGACTACACCTATGTGTTGGAGCAGTGCTACAAGGGCGACGCGCGCTTCTGCGCCTTGGTGCAACGCAGTTCCACCGGCCAGCTGAGCAGCGTCACCGTGCCGTATGCGATCAACTACGACCAGGTGCAGATCCGCGGCTACGACTTCGCCACCAAGTACCAGTGGGACACCGAACGCTGGGGCAATTTCCGCCTCGGCCTGGACGCGACCTACATGTCCGAGTACCTGGTCGGCGACGACGGCCACAACTACGTCGGCGAGACCTCCGGCACCGGCGGCAACCTGCCGCGCTGGCGCGCCAACCTCAATGTCGGTTGGGACTACGCGCAGTGGCATGCGAGCTGGACGGCCCGTTACGTCGGCCACAGCACCGTCGGCAGTGCCTTCGAAGGCTATTGCTACAACACCGATGCCAGCGGCACGTGCGTCTATTTCGGCGTGCCGGTCTACATCTATCACGATGTTTCGGTGAGCCGGAAGTTCGAGAAGGCACACCTGAGCGCGTCGTTGGGCGTGGACAACGTCTTCGACAAGAAGCCGCCGCTCTACTACGGCTATTACTCCAACGCCTCCAATACCGATGCGTCCACGTACAACACGGTCGGGCGCTACGCCTGGGGCAAGTTGCGCTGGGAGTTCTGA